The Pseudomonas sp. HOU2 DNA window CGGGGCAAAGCCACGTATCTGCCGGTGCTCAGCGCCTGGCCGCGAACCAAAATGGTGTTTCAGCGGATTCGCCCCGGAGAAAAGCTCAAGCCCAATCGCTTCCGTATTCTTGAGCCTCGGGCCAATCTGGCTCGTCAGCGCAAGATCTGGACCCTGGACCTGGTGCTGTTGCCACTGGTGGGGTTTGACGATGTTGGCGGACGTCTGGGGATGGGCGGCGGATTCTACGATCGCAGTCTGGCGTATCTGGCCCGGCGCAAGAATTGGCGCAAGCCGACGTTGCTGGGCCTGGCCCATGAATGTCAGAAGGTCGAACGCCTGGCGCAGGCAAGCTGGGATGTACCGTTGCAAGGCACGGTCACCGATAAGGCGTGGTATTTCGCAGGGTAGACGCCGCGCAGATCAGCGGCGTCGGGAAGGCAGTTTCAGCGTTTGAAGGCGCTCGACTGTTGGACCTGTTGCGCGACTTCAACCGGAGCATCGGTCTTGCTCGTCCACAGACTTTGCGCGTAACCGGTGGTCACGACGCCAAGGCCGAACAAAATAACCAAAGTCCATAGCAAATCCGGTTTGCGTTTCATCGATTGCCCCCCTCAAGGCACATCATCACGATGACAGCAGCGGTTTCCGTTCGTAGGCCGTGCAGCAGCGTCAAGCTTTAAAGGCCGGCATTTTGCGACAACGTGAACCTCGGCGCAAACGCTGACGTCAACCGACCGTCGGTTTGTCATAAAATTGCCCGACAACCTGCCCAATGACCGCTTGAGGAGAAAAAGACATGGCCTATTGGCTGATGAAATCCGAGCCTGACGAACTCTCGATCAAAGGTTTGGAGAAACTCGGCACAGCGCGCTGGGACGGGGTTCGCAATTATCAGGCGCGCAACTTCCTGCGGGCGATGGCCGTTGGCGATGAGTTCTTTTTCTACCACTCCAGTTGCCCGGAGCCAGGGATTGCCGGAATCGGCAGGATTATTCAGGCTGCGTACCCGGATCCCACCGCACTGGAACCCGAGAGCCATTACTTCGACCCAAAAGCCACACCCGAGAAAAACGCCTGGAGTGCGATCGATGTTGCGCACGTCGAGACGTTTGCCCGGGTGCTGAAGCTCGATTACCTGAAACAGCAGACCGCGCTGGCCGAAATGCCACTGGTGCAAAAAGGCAGTCGCCTGTCGGTCATGCCAGTGACGGCCGAACAGTGGGCCGCCGTGCTCGGCTTGCGCTGAGAACTTGCCGGTCACGGTTTTTACCGACAAAAGGGGCTAGGCTTGACGCTCATTTGACTGACATCAAGCGAACGGAACGCTTGAACAGTCAGACTGGAAGCCACTGCCGCAGGATGCCCCCATGTCGACGCACAGCCGCTCTTCACTTCTATACGCCGGTTCGCTCCTGGTGTTACTCGCCGCCGCTGGCGGATTGGGTTACTGGATGTCCATCAGCAGCCGCCTGGTCGAAGGACTGTCGATGGGCAACGGGCGGCTGGAAGCCACTGAAGTGCAGATCGCCAGCAAGACCCCCGGGCGCCTCGCCGAGGTACTGGTCGACGAAGGCGACAAGGTCAACAAGGGCCAACTGCTGGCACGCATGGACACCCGTACCCTCGAAGCCCAGCGTCATGAGGCCGAAGCCGAAGTGTTGCGCGCCCGGGAAAATCTCAACGCCGCTCAGGCCAATGTGCAATTGCGCCAGAGTGAGCTGCTGCTGGCCCAACAGGAGCTCGGTCGCTCGCAATCACTGTTCAAGCACGGTTACGTCAGCGCGCAGATCATCGATCAGTTGCAGTCACGCATCGGCACTGGCAACGCTGCCGTTGTCGCTGCCCGGGCCCAGGTGTCTGCTGTCAGTGCGGCGATTGGCGCGGCACAGGCTCAAGTCGCACAGTTGACCAGCGAAATTGACGACAGCAGTCTGCGTGCGCCGATTGATGGTGTGATCCAGCTGCGCATGGCCGAGCCGGGGGAAGTGCTGGGCGCCGGTGGCCGGGTCTTGCTGCTGATCGATCCCAACGACCAATACATGAATCTCTATCTGTCAGCCGCAGTGGCCGGACGCCTGGCGGTGGGCGATGAGGCGCGCGTGCTGCTCGATGCCTTGCCCGATAACCCGCTGCCGGCAAAAATCAGCTTCGTCGCGGCCAAATCGCAGTTCACCCCCAAAGAGGTCGAGACCCGCGACGAGCGGCAAAAACTGGTGTTCCGCGTCAAGCTGCGCCTGGTTCAGCCCAGCGCCGTGCCGCAAGCCAAACCCGGCATGCCCGGGGCCGGCTACGTGCGGATCGCGCCCGTCGAATGGCCGGCCAATCTGCAATGAGCGGCCTTGCGGTTCAAGCGACCGGTATCGCCCACCGCTACGGTAAACAGCAAGCGCTGAGCGACATCGTCTTCAGCCTGCCCGCCGGCACCCGCTGCGGACTGATCGGCCCCGATGGCGCGGGCAAGTCGAGCCTGCTGGGATTGATTGCCGGCGTGAAGACCTTGCAGCAAGGGCAACTGGAGGTGCTCGGTGGCGCGATCGAGGATCGCCGGCATCGCGACACACTCTATGCGCGCATCGCCTTCATGCCGCAGGGGCTGGGCGGCAATCTGTACCCGGAGCTGTCGATCCGCGAGAACATCCAGTTCTTTTCGACGCTGTTCGGCCTGTCGAAGGCTGAAAGCGAGCAACGCATGCACAACCTGCTGCTCGCCACGGATCTGCTGAAGTTCGCCGAACGCCCCGCCGGCAAGCTGTCCGGCGGCATGAAACAGAAACTCGGGCTGTGTTGCGCGCTGATCCATGAACCGGATCTGCTGATCCTCGACGAGCCGACCACCGGCGTCGA harbors:
- a CDS encoding 5-formyltetrahydrofolate cyclo-ligase gives rise to the protein MTEPALLPRPQLRRLLRKARRALTAGEQRQAAKGLFRQLAQDPHFRRAKHISLYLPTDGEIDPRLLLREAQRRGKATYLPVLSAWPRTKMVFQRIRPGEKLKPNRFRILEPRANLARQRKIWTLDLVLLPLVGFDDVGGRLGMGGGFYDRSLAYLARRKNWRKPTLLGLAHECQKVERLAQASWDVPLQGTVTDKAWYFAG
- a CDS encoding efflux RND transporter periplasmic adaptor subunit; translated protein: MSTHSRSSLLYAGSLLVLLAAAGGLGYWMSISSRLVEGLSMGNGRLEATEVQIASKTPGRLAEVLVDEGDKVNKGQLLARMDTRTLEAQRHEAEAEVLRARENLNAAQANVQLRQSELLLAQQELGRSQSLFKHGYVSAQIIDQLQSRIGTGNAAVVAARAQVSAVSAAIGAAQAQVAQLTSEIDDSSLRAPIDGVIQLRMAEPGEVLGAGGRVLLLIDPNDQYMNLYLSAAVAGRLAVGDEARVLLDALPDNPLPAKISFVAAKSQFTPKEVETRDERQKLVFRVKLRLVQPSAVPQAKPGMPGAGYVRIAPVEWPANLQ
- a CDS encoding EVE domain-containing protein, translated to MAYWLMKSEPDELSIKGLEKLGTARWDGVRNYQARNFLRAMAVGDEFFFYHSSCPEPGIAGIGRIIQAAYPDPTALEPESHYFDPKATPEKNAWSAIDVAHVETFARVLKLDYLKQQTALAEMPLVQKGSRLSVMPVTAEQWAAVLGLR